In Vitis riparia cultivar Riparia Gloire de Montpellier isolate 1030 chromosome 19, EGFV_Vit.rip_1.0, whole genome shotgun sequence, the following proteins share a genomic window:
- the LOC117908712 gene encoding probable long-chain-alcohol O-fatty-acyltransferase 5 produces the protein MQHKAIKEETGGRDMDGEIKSLMKVWISAISSICYCYFFVVRLPVGLFRLLFLLPMFYLFIILPLNLSSAHLVGTTAFYLAWLANFKFILFSFGHGPLSFPSHPPKSLIRFISIACLPIKIKTVPSPKSHSVSENSKDPLSEIVMKLPRPLLLAIKALLLAILIMIYDYKRHLHPNVVLFLYCCHMYLALEIVQAMAAIPARAIPGFELEPQFNEPYLTTSLQDFWGRRWNLSVTNILRPTVYDPVRSICTRILGKKWAPVPGVLAAFLVSGLMHESLYYYITRVSPTWEVTGFFVLQGLCTVSEVAVKKALGGRWRLHRAVSGPLTIGFVCVTAAWLFFPQLLRNHIDERAIREYSILVDFVKQKFLTLPPPFMGHP, from the coding sequence ATGCAACATAAAGCCATCAAAGAAGAGACGGGCGGCAGAGACATGGATGGTGAGATAAAAAGCTTGATGAAGGTATGGATCTCAGCTATCAGCTCTATCtgttattgttatttctttGTAGTCCGCCTCCCGGTAGGTCTTTTCAGGCTCCTCTTTCTTCTTCCCATGTTTTACCTCTTCATCATCCTCCCCTTGAACCTCTCCTCCGCCCATCTTGTTGGCACCACAGCCTTTTATCTTGCTTGGCTTGCCAACTTCAAGTTTATCCTCTTCTCCTTCGGCCATGGCCCTTTATCATTCCCATCACACCCCCCAAAATCTCTCATCCGCTTCATTTCTATCGCTTGTCTTCCTATTAAGATCAAGACTGTCCCATCTCCAAAATCGCATTCAGTGTCTGAAAACAGCAAGGACCCCTTATCAGAAATTGTGATGAAATTGCCTAGGCCACTTCTATTGGCTATAAAAGCATTGCTTTTAGCTATCCTGATTATGATCTACGACTATAAACGCCATCTGCATCCAAACGTGGTCTTATTTCTCTACTGCTGCCACATGTACCTGGCCTTAGAAATTGTTCAAGCCATGGCCGCAATCCCAGCCCGTGCCATACCAGGCTTTGAGCTGGAGCCACAATTCAATGAACCCTATCTGACCACCTCTCTGCAAGACTTCTGGGGTCGTAGGTGGAACCTCTCGGTCACCAACATTCTACGGCCGACTGTATACGACCCAGTGAGAAGTATTTGTACGCGTATATTAGGGAAGAAATGGGCCCCGGTGCCAGGAGTGCTTGCGGCATTTTTGGTGTCGGGTCTCATGCATGAGTCTTTGTACTACTATATAACGCGTGTGAGCCCCACGTGGGAGGTCACCGGCTTCTTTGTTCTGCAAGGCTTGTGTACCGTCTCCGAGGTAGCGGTGAAGAAGGCATTGGGTGGTAGGTGGCGGCTGCATCGGGCAGTTTCCGGGCCGCTGACGATTGGATTTGTGTGTGTGACGGCTGCCTGGCTGTTCTTCCCACAACTGTTGAGGAATCACATAGATGAGAGGGCCATAAGGGAGTACTCaattttggttgattttgtGAAGCAGAAATTCTTAACACTTCCACCACCTTTCATGGGTCATCCCTGA
- the LOC117908703 gene encoding probable long-chain-alcohol O-fatty-acyltransferase 5 — translation MEGDIRSLITVCLSVLASLCYAYFVVSKIPKGKLRLLSLLPIFSIFVTLPSLFSSILLSGFTALFISWLATFKLALLSFDLGPLVTGRPKSLPIFIIIACLPIKIKQNQQHPYKPPKLPLNFAVKILGFGLFIGLYDYKELIHPNIFLGVLCCQVFLFIEIVFSLCNSLVKSMAGLEVEQPSDEPYLSTSLQDFWGRRWNLMVTNLLRQTVYKPMKSAAEKVVSRQLSPLPAVVATFVVSGLVHELLFYYVIRASPSWEMTCFFVLHGLCLVVEIGLKSLFSGRWRLHWAVSAPLTVGFVVVTSFWLFFPPLIRAGVIDRVVGEIKFFLSLLGKRYPHSMQQC, via the coding sequence ATGGAAGGCGATATCAGGAGCTTGATCACGGTATGTCTCTCTGTTCTTGCATCTCTCTGCTACGCCTATTTCGTTGTCTCAAAAATCCCCAAAGGCAAGCTCAGACTCCTTTCTCTCCTCCCaatcttttccatttttgtcaCCCTTCCTTCCCTTTTCTCATCCATTCTTCTCTCCGGCTTCACCGCCTTGTTCATATCCTGGCTCGCTACTTTCAAACTAGCCCTCTTATCCTTTGATTTAGGCCCTCTCGTCACCGGCCGACCAAAGTCTCTccccatcttcatcatcattgcTTGTCTCCCCatcaaaatcaagcaaaatcAGCAACACCCATATAAACCCCCGAAATTGCCTCTGAATTTTGCagtcaaaattttgggttttggtCTTTTCATCGGGTTGTATGACTATAAAGAGCTAATACACCCCAATATCTTCTTGGGCGTGCTTTGTTGCCAAGTTTTTCTGTTTATAGAGATTGTTTTCAGTCTTTGCAACTCACTGGTGAAGTCCATGGCGGGGCTGGAGGTGGAGCAGCCGTCAGACGAGCCGTATTTGTCGACTTCCCTGCAAGACTTCTGGGGACGGAGGTGGAACCTCATGGTGACGAATCTGCTGCGCCAAACAGTATATAAGCCCATGAAATCTGCGGCGGAGAAGGTGGTCAGCAGACAGTTGTCGCCACTGCCGGCGGTGGTGGCGACGTTTGTGGTATCCGGTTTGGTGCACGAGTTGTTGTTCTACTACGTCATACGTGCGAGCCCTTCGTGGGAAATGACCTGCTTCTTTGTGCTGCATGGCCTGTGCTTGGTGGTGGAGATTGGTCTCAAGTCACTGTTTTCAGGCCGGTGGCGGCTGCATTGGGCTGTTTCGGCGCCGCTCACCGTGGGGTTCGTGGTGGTTACCAGCTTCTGGCTGTTTTTTCCGCCACTGATAAGAGCCGGGGTCATCGACCGAGTCGttggagaaattaaattttttttgagctTGTTAGGGAAAAGATACCCCCATTCAATGCAACAATGTTGA
- the LOC117908747 gene encoding probable long-chain-alcohol O-fatty-acyltransferase 5, giving the protein MGGEIKGLIKVCLSVLASLCYSYFIVSKIPKGKFRLLSLLPIFSLFVALPLFLSTAILSGITAFFITWLATFRLALFSFDLGPLSTGSPKSLLVFIATACLPIKIKPNKQHPSRQDPHKPPRLPLNFAVKVLAFGVFIGFYQYKELVHPKIFLGLLCCQVFLFLEVLFSLCSALVRCTMGLEVEQPSDEPYLSTSLQDFWGRRWNLMVTNLLRHTVYKPVKSAAETVMSERWSPLPAVVATFLVSGLMHELLFYYVNRVSPSWEMTSFFVLHGVCLVVEVGVKSVFSGRWRLHWAASVPLTVGFVVATSFWLFFPPLIRAGADMRVMEEVKVLLEPMREKIPLLPLLNSTREQLLLFDLSGRHK; this is encoded by the coding sequence ATGGGGGGTGAGATCAAGGGTTTGATCAAGGTCTGTCTCTCTGTTCTTGCGTCTCTCTGCTACTCCTACTTCATCGTCTCCAAGATACCCAAAGGCAAGTTCAGACTGCTTTCTCTTCTCCCAATCTTCTCCCTTTTCGTCGCTCTCCCTCTCTTCCTCTCTACTGCCATTCTCTCCGGCATCACTGCTTTCTTCATCACCTGGCTAGCCACCTTCAGACTCGCTCTCTTCTCCTTCGATTTAGGTCCTCTCTCCACTGGCTCACCAAAGTCTCTTCTCGTCTTCATCGCCACTGCTTGTCTCCCCAtcaaaatcaagccaaataAGCAACATCCGTCTCGCCAAGACCCCCATAAACCCCCAAGATTACCCCTTAATTTTGCAGTCAAAGTCTTGGCTTTTGGGGTTTTCATCGGATTTTATCAGTATAAAGAACTAGTACACCCCAAAATTTTCTTGGGTCTGCTTTGTTGCCAAGTTTTTCTGTTCCTCGAGGTTCTTTTCAGTCTCTGCAGCGCTCTGGTGCGATGCACGATGGGGCTGGAGGTGGAGCAGCCGTCTGATGAACCGTACTTGTCGACCTCGCTGCAGGACTTCTGGGGACGGAGGTGGAACCTCATGGTAACGAATCTGCTGCGTCACACAGTATACAAGCCCGTGAAGTCGGCAGCCGAGACAGTGATGAGCGAGCGCTGGTCGCCGCTCCCGGCGGTGGTGGCAACGTTTTTGGTGTCCGGTTTGATGCACGAGTTGCTGTTCTACTACGTCAATCGTGTGAGCCCGTCGTGGGAGATGACGTCCTTCTTTGTTCTGCATGGAGTGTGCTTGGTGGTAGAGGTTGGCGTTAAGTCAGTGTTCTCCGGCCGGTGGCGGCTGCACTGGGCGGCGTCAGTGCCGCTCACCGTGGGCTTCGTGGTGGCTACCAGCTTCTGGCTGTTTTTCCCACCGCTGATCAGAGCCGGTGCTGATATGAGAGTCATGGAAGAAGTAAAAGTCTTGTTGGAGCCTATGAGGGAAAAGATCCCACTACTCCCACTACTCAACTCAACAAGGGAGCAGCTTCTCTTATTTGATCTTTCTGGCAGACACAAGTGA
- the LOC117908655 gene encoding long-chain-alcohol O-fatty-acyltransferase-like: protein MENSEMKSFGYVWILAIASFCYCYFISASIPKGLFRLLSLLPIIFLFTTLPLHLSAFHLCGLTAFLLVWLANFKLLLFSFGRGPLSPPQPLLHFICTASLPIKINQNPHPNSYKITSPYSKTGQKVAFLIKALALAVLLKVYKYRQFLHPNVILALYCCHVYLAAELILALAAAPARAIGLELEPQFNEPYLATSLQDFWGRRWNLMVSSILRPTIYFPIRRFTASRLGPRCSHLLAMLAAFTVSGLMHEVIYYYLTRVTPTWEVTWFFVLQGVCTAAEVAAKKAAAGRWQFPPAVTRPLTVVFVAVTGFWLFFPQLLRNHVDVKTIGEYSILIDFVKEKTLLPLSLYLQ, encoded by the coding sequence ATGGAGAACAGTGAGATGAAAAGCTTCGGCTATGTATGGATCTTAGCCATAGCATCTTTCTGCTACTGCTACTTCATCTCAGCCTCCATCCCCAAAGGCCTCTTCAGACTCCTCTCTCTCCTCCCCATCATCTTCCTCTTCACCACCCTCCCTCTCCACCTCTCCGCCTTCCACCTCTGCGGCCTCACCGCCTTCTTGCTTGTTTGGCTCGCCAACTTCAAACTTCTCCTCTTCTCCTTCGGCCGTGGCCCCCTTTCACCACCACAGCCCCTCCTCCACTTTATCTGCACTGCCTCCCTCCCTATCAAAATCAACCAAAACCCACATCCCAATTCCTACAAAATTACAAGTCCATATTCCAAAACCGGCCAGAAAGTCGCCTTTCTCATCAAAGCGTTGGCTTTAGCTGTATTGTTGAAGGTCTACAAGTACAGACAATTTTTGCATCCAAACGTCATCTTAGCTCTCTACTGTTGCCACGTGTACCTCGCCGCTGAACTTATCCTGGCCCTGGCTGCAGCCCCGGCTCGAGCCATCGGCCTGGAGCTCGAGCCACAGTTCAATGAACCCTACCTCGCAACTTCTCTACAAGATTTCTGGGGGCGTAGGTGGAACCTCATGGTAAGCAGTATCCTGCGCCCCACCATATACTTTCCCATCCGTCGTTTTACGGCGAGTAGACTTGGGCCCAGGTGCTCACATCTCCTGGCAATGCTCGCGGCCTTTACAGTCTCGGGCCTCATGCACGAGGTAATTTACTACTACCTCACGCGAGTGACTCCCACGTGGGAAGTCACGTGGTTCTTCGTGCTACAGGGGGTGTGCACCGCCGCGGAGGTGGCGGCCAAGAAGGCGGCAGCAGGAAGGTGGCAGTTTCCCCCGGCGGTCACCAGGCCGTTGACGGTTGTGTTCGTGGCCGTCACCGGTTTTTGGCTGTTCTTCCCGCAGCTGTTAAGGAACCACGTGGATGTTAAGACCATTGGGGAGTACtcaattttgattgattttgtcaAGGAGAAAACGCTACTGCCACTGTCCTTGTATTTGCaatga
- the LOC117908444 gene encoding cold and drought-regulated protein CORA-like has product MAFSKAFLLQGLLFAVLLILSKVSGRELAEAAQTLTEGSVEEAKNWGHGYGHGRWGFGYGHEHWGFGHGQGHWGFGHGHGHRRHGHGHGHWGHGHEGIPGHNGAGGKVDFSILAYFLFIIFHFC; this is encoded by the exons ATGGCTTTCTCTAAGGCCTTTTTACTCCAGGGCCTTCTCTTTGCTGTTCTTCTCATCCTCTCTAAGGTTTCAGGAAGAGAGCTAGCTGAGGCTGCTCAAACCC TGACAGAAGGAAGTGTAGAAGAAGCTAAGAACTGGGGGCATGGATATGGACACGGGCGCTGGGGATTTGGATATGGACACGAGCACTGGGGATTTGGACATGGACAAGGCCACTGGGGATTTGGACATGGACACGGCCACCGGCGACATGGACACGGGCATGGCCATTGGGGACACGGACACGAAGGCATACCCGGACACAATGGTGCTGGTGGGAAAGTGGATTTTAGCATATTAgcctattttctttttattatttttcatttttgttaa